A portion of the Hoylesella buccalis ATCC 35310 genome contains these proteins:
- a CDS encoding endonuclease/exonuclease/phosphatase family protein, giving the protein MTYLLSLLLGVFTVVELNCENLFDCRHDSLKHDEQFLPSSDYHWTPNRYWKKVNRIGQTILSCGESNDGWSLPDLVALCEVENDSCLVDLTKRSLLRKARYEYVMTHSPDERGIDVALLYSPFTFQLLQSYSIRIHPMKEMRPTRDILYVKGRVSLRDTLHVFVVHAPSRTAGERPTRAHRRLVINRLLESVDSLRALSAHPHVLLMGDFNDYSTDENIRQLTVHGLVDVSQHAVGMHGAKGTYRFRGDWGSLDHIMVDEHTAQRLVECHVHDAPFLLKDDEKYGGVQPRRNYLGPRYQNGFSDHLPLVARLRWDD; this is encoded by the coding sequence ATGACGTATCTGCTGAGCTTGTTGCTGGGCGTGTTCACCGTGGTAGAGCTGAACTGTGAGAACCTTTTCGACTGCCGCCACGACAGTCTGAAGCATGACGAGCAGTTCCTGCCTTCATCTGATTACCATTGGACACCTAACCGTTATTGGAAGAAAGTGAACCGCATCGGGCAGACCATCCTATCTTGTGGCGAATCGAACGACGGCTGGTCGCTGCCCGATTTAGTGGCCTTGTGCGAGGTGGAGAACGATAGTTGTTTGGTTGATTTGACCAAACGATCGCTGTTACGCAAGGCCCGGTATGAGTATGTGATGACCCATTCGCCTGATGAACGGGGCATCGATGTGGCTTTGTTGTATTCTCCTTTCACGTTTCAGTTACTTCAATCTTATTCTATTCGCATCCATCCCATGAAAGAGATGCGTCCCACGCGTGACATATTGTACGTGAAAGGACGTGTCAGTTTGCGAGACACGCTGCACGTTTTTGTGGTACACGCACCCAGTAGGACAGCTGGTGAACGTCCTACGCGTGCCCACCGCAGATTGGTCATCAATCGGTTGTTGGAGTCGGTTGATTCCCTTCGTGCCTTGTCTGCCCATCCCCATGTCCTGCTAATGGGCGATTTCAACGACTATTCCACGGATGAGAACATCCGACAGTTAACCGTTCATGGCCTTGTAGATGTTTCTCAACACGCCGTTGGCATGCACGGAGCCAAAGGAACGTATCGCTTCCGGGGCGATTGGGGTAGCTTGGATCATATCATGGTGGATGAGCATACGGCGCAAAGATTGGTGGAATGTCATGTGCATGATGCCCCTTTCTTGCTAAAAGACGATGAAAAATACGGCGGAGTGCAGCCTCGGAGGAATTATTTGGGACCCCGTTATCAGAATGGTTTCAGTGACCATTTGCCCTTGGTGGCCAGACTCCGATGGGACGACTGA
- a CDS encoding prephenate dehydrogenase: MRILIMGAGKMGSFFLDLLSFDHETAVYEKDPKRMRFTYNCQRFTSLNEVRVFQPELVINAVTVKYTIPAFQEVMPYLPTNCILSDISSVKTGLKAFYEQVGHPYVSTHPMFGPTFANLNQLNEENAIIISEGDYMGRIFFKDLYQRLGLHIYEYTFEEHDKTVAYSLSIPFVSTFVFAAVMKHQDAPGTTFKRHMRIAKGVLNEDDYLLQEILFNPYTHDQVSQIRVELKELLNIIANKDAEGMKRYLAKIRRNVKEDL; encoded by the coding sequence ATGCGAATACTGATAATGGGTGCAGGCAAGATGGGAAGTTTCTTCCTTGACCTGCTCAGTTTCGACCATGAGACGGCCGTGTACGAGAAAGATCCGAAGCGAATGCGCTTCACGTACAACTGTCAACGCTTCACTTCGTTGAACGAGGTGCGGGTTTTTCAACCCGAACTGGTCATCAACGCCGTGACAGTGAAATACACCATTCCGGCTTTTCAGGAGGTGATGCCCTACCTGCCGACCAACTGTATATTGAGTGACATCAGCTCGGTGAAGACGGGTTTGAAGGCTTTTTATGAGCAGGTGGGCCACCCTTACGTTTCAACGCACCCCATGTTCGGACCCACTTTTGCCAACTTAAACCAGTTGAATGAGGAGAATGCCATTATCATCAGCGAGGGTGATTACATGGGGCGCATCTTCTTCAAGGATCTGTACCAGCGTCTGGGGCTGCACATCTACGAGTACACGTTCGAGGAACACGACAAAACTGTGGCTTATTCGTTGAGCATTCCCTTTGTCAGTACGTTCGTCTTTGCGGCCGTGATGAAGCATCAAGATGCGCCTGGAACGACGTTTAAGCGGCACATGCGCATTGCCAAGGGTGTGTTGAACGAGGATGATTATCTCTTGCAGGAAATACTTTTCAATCCCTACACGCACGACCAAGTGTCGCAGATACGGGTAGAATTGAAAGAACTCCTGAACATCATTGCCAACAAAGATGCGGAAGGAATGAAAAGATATTTGGCAAAAATAAGGCGAAATGTGAAAGAAGATTTGTAG
- a CDS encoding Gfo/Idh/MocA family oxidoreductase — protein sequence MKTNRRTFLKTLGTIGLFSIVPRKVLGGNGFISPSDQLTKGIIGVGGIGKSSYHFTSSEACRLVSVCDVDQKHLQQAVDLGKKKFGTTLTTYHDFRDLIRDPNVDIVHIATPPHWHALMAVEAARAGKDVWCEKPMTRTIGEGRKVVEAMQRYNRIFRLNTWFRFTDTFYGLGTTVQPLKKLVESGMLGWPLKVVVSGATGFTWKFYWVGKDNLQPQPVPQELDYDMWLGPAPFKPYNAHRVHQTFRGYWDYDGGGLTDMGQHYLDPIQYFLGKDNTSPVKVEVDAPQQHYDAVGIWRKITYTYADGCQIVLEGEGYESKGKVPYIEGPKGKVYKGFECTIPDVMNKLAEYPDPEPQNTDFLDCIRTRKKFALNELNGHHSCTLVNMATVALRLNRKELAFDPKTQLFIGDDAANALVNQPMRKGWNF from the coding sequence ATGAAGACAAACCGTAGAACGTTCTTGAAAACATTGGGGACAATTGGGCTTTTTTCGATTGTTCCGCGTAAAGTCTTGGGTGGGAATGGATTTATTTCACCCAGTGACCAGTTAACAAAAGGAATCATTGGTGTGGGAGGAATAGGCAAGTCGTCTTACCATTTCACGAGTTCCGAAGCCTGTAGATTAGTGTCAGTCTGTGATGTTGACCAAAAACATTTGCAGCAAGCCGTTGATTTAGGCAAGAAGAAATTTGGAACTACACTCACCACTTACCATGATTTCCGTGACTTAATCCGTGATCCCAACGTGGATATCGTGCACATTGCCACTCCACCTCATTGGCATGCATTGATGGCAGTTGAGGCAGCAAGGGCTGGAAAGGATGTTTGGTGCGAAAAACCCATGACCCGTACCATAGGAGAAGGTAGAAAGGTTGTAGAAGCCATGCAACGTTATAATCGTATATTTAGGTTGAATACATGGTTCAGGTTTACGGATACGTTCTATGGACTGGGCACAACCGTACAGCCCTTGAAGAAACTTGTGGAAAGTGGAATGTTGGGTTGGCCGTTGAAAGTTGTTGTGTCTGGTGCGACAGGCTTTACCTGGAAATTCTATTGGGTTGGCAAAGACAATCTGCAACCACAACCAGTTCCACAAGAGTTGGATTATGACATGTGGTTAGGTCCGGCTCCCTTCAAGCCTTACAACGCCCATCGTGTACATCAAACGTTTAGAGGATATTGGGATTATGATGGCGGTGGACTCACTGACATGGGGCAGCATTACCTTGATCCCATCCAATATTTCTTAGGCAAGGACAATACCTCACCCGTAAAAGTGGAAGTGGATGCACCTCAGCAGCATTACGATGCAGTAGGAATCTGGCGTAAGATTACCTATACTTACGCTGATGGTTGCCAAATTGTGCTTGAGGGTGAAGGCTACGAAAGCAAGGGAAAGGTGCCGTATATCGAAGGTCCGAAGGGTAAGGTATATAAAGGTTTTGAATGCACCATACCAGACGTGATGAACAAGCTCGCCGAATATCCTGATCCAGAACCGCAGAACACCGACTTCCTGGATTGCATTCGCACCCGAAAGAAGTTTGCACTTAACGAACTGAATGGCCACCATAGCTGCACATTGGTCAACATGGCAACCGTGGCTTTGCGCTTGAATCGCAAGGAATTGGCATTCGATCCCAAGACACAGTTGTTCATTGGAGATGATGCCGCCAATGCTTTGGTCAATCAACCCATGCGTAAAGGATGGAATTTCTAA
- a CDS encoding bifunctional 3-deoxy-7-phosphoheptulonate synthase/chorismate mutase type II, translating into MEIDLLPLNLQSDVKRPFVIAGPCSAETEQQVMGTAWQLKKKGCHNFRAGVWKPRTKPGGFEGKGEEALPWLKRVKDETGMFVSTEVAIPEHVELCLKHGLDILWIGARTAANPFAMQALADSLQGVDVPVLVKNPVNPDLELWIGALERLNRAGVKRLGAIHRGFSSYEKTMYRNLPMWQIPIELRRRIPELPIICDPSHIGGRRELIGPLSQQAMDLGFDGLIVESHCNPDNAWSDAKQQVTPNALDIILSMLVIRDEHTTTEGLRSLRAQIDELDDEIMALLSKRLRVCREIGQYKKEHNMTVLQSNRYKEILEKRGKQGEQCGISAESVANIFEEIHQESVRQQLKIINS; encoded by the coding sequence ATGGAAATAGACTTATTACCACTCAATTTACAAAGTGATGTAAAGCGACCTTTCGTCATTGCGGGGCCTTGTAGTGCCGAAACGGAGCAACAGGTCATGGGGACAGCATGGCAATTGAAAAAGAAAGGATGCCATAATTTTAGGGCTGGTGTGTGGAAGCCCCGCACCAAACCCGGAGGTTTTGAGGGGAAAGGCGAGGAGGCTTTGCCGTGGTTGAAACGTGTGAAGGATGAAACCGGAATGTTTGTTTCTACAGAAGTGGCCATCCCAGAGCATGTAGAGCTGTGTTTGAAGCATGGCTTAGACATCCTTTGGATAGGGGCTCGCACCGCTGCCAACCCCTTTGCCATGCAGGCTTTGGCCGACTCTTTGCAGGGTGTGGATGTCCCTGTGCTTGTTAAAAACCCTGTCAATCCCGACTTGGAATTGTGGATTGGAGCCTTGGAACGTCTCAATAGGGCTGGTGTGAAGCGTTTAGGAGCTATTCATCGCGGTTTTTCAAGCTACGAAAAAACAATGTATCGAAATCTTCCGATGTGGCAAATCCCCATTGAACTGCGTCGCCGTATCCCTGAATTGCCCATCATTTGCGACCCAAGTCATATCGGCGGGCGCAGAGAACTGATAGGTCCACTTAGTCAACAAGCGATGGATTTGGGATTCGATGGACTTATTGTGGAGTCGCATTGTAATCCCGACAACGCCTGGAGCGATGCCAAACAGCAGGTAACCCCTAATGCCTTGGACATCATTCTGAGCATGCTGGTGATTCGTGATGAACATACTACGACCGAAGGTCTGCGTAGTTTGCGCGCGCAGATTGACGAGTTGGATGATGAAATCATGGCACTTTTGTCAAAACGTCTTCGTGTTTGCCGTGAAATAGGGCAGTACAAGAAAGAACACAACATGACCGTGTTGCAGTCAAATCGTTACAAAGAGATATTGGAAAAGCGAGGAAAGCAGGGCGAGCAGTGTGGTATCTCGGCTGAGAGTGTGGCCAATATCTTTGAAGAGATACACCAGGAGAGTGTGAGACAACAACTGAAAATCATTAATTCATAA
- a CDS encoding DMT family transporter produces MWFYHVVAFLTVAIWGSTFISTKVLIQSGISPAQVYTLRFLIAYVLMLLFFHKHIFARTWKDELLMAGLGLTGGTVFFLAQNVALGYSTAMNVSLIVCSCPLFTMLLHRIWFRGEPLGKWQIIGTAFSFVGMAAVVLNGQLVLNLSPLGDSLALLACISWAVYSLLLKKANEKYPTTFITRKVFFYGLLTVLPYYAFEPGFPSVETLMQPKILYNLLFLGAVASMLCFWLWTWVMLRLGALQATNYVYVNPVTTIIFAAWILHEEITVYFVVGTALILTGLYLSSRKGQVPAGKTA; encoded by the coding sequence ATGTGGTTCTATCACGTTGTAGCTTTCCTCACGGTGGCTATCTGGGGTTCTACCTTCATCTCCACCAAAGTATTGATTCAAAGCGGCATTTCGCCGGCTCAAGTGTACACGTTGCGTTTTTTAATAGCCTATGTGCTGATGTTGTTGTTTTTCCATAAGCATATTTTTGCCCGCACATGGAAAGATGAATTACTGATGGCAGGATTGGGTTTGACGGGCGGAACGGTGTTCTTCCTGGCACAAAATGTGGCGTTGGGTTACTCAACGGCCATGAACGTGTCGCTCATCGTGTGCTCGTGTCCTTTGTTCACCATGCTGCTTCACCGGATATGGTTTAGGGGCGAGCCGCTCGGCAAGTGGCAAATCATTGGCACGGCCTTCTCGTTTGTGGGCATGGCGGCTGTAGTGCTCAACGGTCAATTGGTGCTTAATCTTTCTCCACTCGGTGATTCGCTGGCTTTGCTGGCTTGTATCAGCTGGGCAGTGTATTCGCTATTGCTCAAAAAAGCCAACGAGAAATATCCTACCACCTTCATTACTCGAAAGGTATTTTTCTACGGACTGCTCACCGTGTTGCCTTATTATGCCTTTGAACCAGGGTTTCCAAGTGTCGAAACCTTGATGCAACCCAAGATATTGTACAACCTGCTGTTCTTGGGAGCGGTGGCTTCCATGCTCTGTTTCTGGCTGTGGACGTGGGTGATGTTGCGGCTGGGTGCATTGCAGGCAACCAATTATGTGTATGTGAATCCCGTGACCACCATCATTTTTGCCGCATGGATTCTGCACGAGGAGATAACTGTTTACTTCGTCGTGGGTACTGCGCTGATATTGACGGGCTTGTACCTGAGCAGCCGAAAGGGGCAGGTGCCCGCAGGAAAGACCGCCTGA
- a CDS encoding pyridoxal phosphate-dependent aminotransferase, translating into MNIQPAQRVNQIQEYYFSKKLKEVAQLQASGNDIISLAIGSPDMPPSHQTVQKLCEVANDVSTHGYQPTCGTPELRQAMARFYEKWYDVRLNPQTEIQPLIGSKEGILHVTLAFCNPGDAVLIPNPGYPTYTSLSKLLGVQVLNYNLREENAWQPDFDELEQMDLAKVRLMWTNYPHMPTGGNAQLETYEKLVAFAQKHNIVIVNDNPYSFILNDRPLSIMQVEGAKDCCIEFNSMSKSFNMPGWRVGLCASNATYISWILKIKSNIDSGTFRGIQLAAAEAYNTNDEMWHYINNVKVYKERRKIAEQIMQVLGCSYDHAQVGMFLWGRIPAKYKDAEQLTERVLHKSNVFITPGFIFGSNGKRYIRISLCAKETKMNEALMRLQAMAW; encoded by the coding sequence ATGAACATTCAACCTGCACAACGTGTGAACCAAATACAAGAATATTATTTCAGTAAGAAACTGAAAGAAGTAGCACAGCTGCAAGCCTCGGGAAACGATATCATCTCACTTGCCATAGGTAGTCCTGATATGCCGCCTTCTCATCAAACGGTTCAAAAGCTCTGCGAAGTAGCCAACGACGTTTCTACACATGGCTATCAACCCACCTGTGGTACGCCAGAATTGCGCCAAGCCATGGCACGCTTTTACGAAAAATGGTATGACGTGAGGCTCAATCCACAAACCGAAATACAGCCGCTCATTGGTAGTAAGGAGGGTATTTTGCACGTAACGCTGGCTTTTTGCAATCCTGGAGATGCCGTATTGATTCCCAATCCAGGTTATCCTACATATACTTCGCTGAGTAAATTGTTGGGAGTACAGGTACTCAATTACAACTTACGAGAGGAGAATGCATGGCAGCCCGACTTTGATGAGTTAGAACAAATGGATTTAGCAAAGGTTCGACTGATGTGGACCAATTATCCTCACATGCCTACGGGCGGCAATGCGCAATTGGAGACCTATGAGAAATTAGTGGCATTTGCACAAAAACACAATATTGTGATTGTCAATGACAATCCTTATTCGTTCATACTTAACGACCGTCCATTGTCAATCATGCAAGTAGAGGGAGCCAAAGATTGCTGCATCGAGTTCAACTCTATGTCTAAAAGCTTTAATATGCCAGGGTGGAGAGTGGGCTTGTGCGCATCGAATGCAACGTATATTTCGTGGATTCTCAAGATAAAAAGCAACATAGACAGCGGCACTTTTCGCGGTATTCAGTTGGCTGCAGCTGAGGCATACAATACTAATGACGAAATGTGGCATTATATAAATAATGTGAAGGTGTACAAAGAGCGTCGCAAGATAGCTGAACAGATCATGCAAGTCTTGGGCTGTAGCTATGATCATGCACAAGTGGGGATGTTTTTATGGGGGCGTATTCCTGCCAAATATAAGGATGCCGAGCAACTCACCGAACGTGTATTGCACAAGTCGAACGTTTTTATTACCCCTGGATTTATATTTGGTAGCAACGGAAAACGCTATATCCGAATATCACTATGTGCCAAAGAAACAAAGATGAACGAAGCCTTGATGCGCCTTCAGGCAATGGCATGGTAG
- a CDS encoding family 16 glycoside hydrolase has translation MKKLQYHILVLLLLCICTVGHSQGTDQRNRVASTIIADGLAQLPANNVETFNQVMEEMAQTGADGIKSLVGLFGPISKGANAAYEYAVNGVVDYVTRPDKANLRAGVKEGLIQALRTSKDQVLQAFLITQIQKLATAADVAVFEAYLNDSYLQPFAMSALATTPGIDQYLIGWLPKSNLPKQTLAHLITTRQLVSPALEPMLLSWIPGADSQTLNEIYKALVINGSTKAAKVLGKQAKSVGYQYEPTHATDAYMQLLTHLASNDPKWVGKAAKQLVKQQRPAIRCAALELLLKTSGSKATSEVLKALKDKDVQYRNTALAMAEECAGNGIFKAVSNQIDRLSVPAQIDVVRWLGNNKQQNFIEVVLKKMMSSNDELSNAAIHAASQIGGPQALQGLMALLGGPKADQALQVLKSFKGSIQAEALKALGNSNASVQAQALKLIAERRMYQAYDEVLRLTSSQNAVVKTAAYEALGSISDYQHFEPLCEMLERADAATAPHLQKAALYALHQQSSAEQFAAIQKRLDKTNHLQLYYPMLAQAGNQQAIRRLVIEFHYQNPSMADEAFNSLLKIDNESVIDVLDQIASTTATRKDQALKRALTLTKRSSLNGMERYLLYRRALEMNPSVSVVNSYLSALGSIYELPALTLAAKYLDKKENAYQAATVVKTIIAKNKTLQGGETTKTWLNKAKDIFSAKTEDADAGYAIDEIKGLLGKWQSDGFMNEVVDGKCIGKASVGSGDTFENVDLYVDWRTKGKGMLYLRSMPEVVLDGATGAQFVHAADSKLVAVEQYAKLGEWNTLHVRLVNDRLLIESNGRVVAENVIIKNTPTRLPIKTVGQIFFMGGEEEMQIRNLMIHKLPSTPVFTLSKEEKEEGYEVLFDGRSLDKWEGNLINYVPVDGNIYVSAKYGAGGNLYSKKKYSDFIYRFEFSFVKPGVNNGIGIRTKHGVDAAYDGMEIQVLDHDDPIYKGLHDYQQHGAVYGIIVPKHVKFGPLGTWNVEEIRAIGDRITVTVNGEVILDGNIREACQGHNVAPDGGKVNPYTVDKKNHPGLFNKDGYISFCGHGEGVKFRNVRILDLSKNKKTSKSRTRRR, from the coding sequence ATGAAAAAGCTTCAATATCATATACTTGTATTATTGCTCTTGTGTATATGCACCGTTGGTCATTCGCAAGGGACAGACCAAAGAAACAGAGTAGCCTCGACCATCATAGCTGACGGATTGGCGCAGCTGCCCGCTAACAATGTTGAGACCTTCAACCAGGTAATGGAAGAGATGGCCCAGACGGGTGCGGATGGCATCAAGTCGTTGGTAGGGCTATTCGGTCCAATCAGCAAAGGCGCTAATGCTGCCTATGAATATGCTGTCAATGGCGTGGTAGACTATGTAACCCGACCCGACAAAGCCAATCTTCGGGCTGGCGTGAAAGAGGGTTTGATTCAGGCATTGCGTACTTCTAAGGATCAGGTTTTGCAGGCTTTCTTGATTACGCAGATACAAAAACTCGCCACAGCAGCTGATGTTGCCGTGTTCGAGGCATATCTTAATGACAGCTACCTGCAGCCGTTTGCCATGAGTGCGCTGGCTACAACCCCAGGTATTGATCAATACTTGATAGGCTGGCTGCCCAAGTCGAACTTGCCAAAGCAGACACTGGCTCACCTCATCACGACACGTCAGTTGGTATCACCCGCATTGGAACCGATGCTCTTGTCATGGATTCCCGGGGCAGATTCACAGACGTTGAATGAAATTTACAAGGCCTTGGTGATCAATGGCTCTACGAAAGCCGCCAAAGTGTTGGGCAAACAGGCCAAATCTGTTGGTTATCAATACGAACCAACACATGCAACCGACGCCTACATGCAGCTGCTAACCCACCTGGCAAGCAATGACCCTAAATGGGTAGGCAAGGCTGCCAAGCAGTTGGTAAAGCAACAAAGGCCAGCTATTCGTTGTGCCGCGTTGGAACTGTTGCTGAAGACTTCTGGTTCAAAAGCAACGTCAGAAGTGCTCAAGGCCTTGAAAGATAAGGATGTGCAATATCGGAATACAGCTTTGGCCATGGCTGAAGAATGCGCTGGAAATGGCATTTTCAAAGCCGTTTCCAATCAGATTGACCGACTTTCGGTGCCTGCTCAGATAGACGTGGTTCGTTGGTTGGGCAACAATAAACAACAGAATTTTATTGAGGTTGTTCTCAAGAAGATGATGAGCAGCAATGATGAACTCTCCAATGCAGCCATCCATGCCGCCAGTCAGATAGGTGGACCGCAGGCATTGCAAGGACTGATGGCATTGTTGGGTGGCCCGAAAGCCGACCAAGCGCTACAGGTACTCAAGTCATTCAAAGGCTCTATCCAAGCCGAGGCCCTCAAGGCACTGGGCAATAGCAATGCGTCTGTACAGGCTCAAGCACTGAAATTAATTGCTGAACGCCGCATGTATCAGGCTTACGACGAGGTGTTGCGACTGACCTCTTCACAAAATGCTGTTGTAAAGACTGCCGCTTATGAGGCACTGGGTAGCATTTCTGACTATCAACATTTCGAACCTTTGTGCGAAATGCTGGAACGTGCTGATGCTGCCACGGCTCCACATTTGCAGAAAGCCGCTTTGTATGCACTCCATCAGCAGTCGTCTGCTGAACAGTTCGCTGCCATCCAAAAACGATTGGACAAAACCAATCATCTGCAACTCTATTATCCTATGCTGGCACAGGCAGGCAACCAACAGGCCATCCGTCGGCTGGTGATAGAGTTCCACTACCAGAATCCTTCTATGGCCGATGAAGCCTTCAATTCTTTGTTGAAAATTGACAACGAATCGGTGATAGACGTGCTTGACCAGATTGCATCAACAACGGCCACTCGAAAAGACCAGGCGTTGAAGCGTGCCTTGACACTGACCAAACGTTCGTCACTCAATGGCATGGAAAGGTATTTGTTGTATCGTCGGGCCCTCGAAATGAACCCATCGGTTTCGGTTGTCAACAGCTATCTGTCGGCGTTGGGTAGCATTTATGAGCTGCCTGCATTAACGCTTGCCGCAAAATATCTCGATAAGAAAGAGAATGCCTATCAGGCTGCAACCGTTGTGAAGACCATTATTGCTAAAAACAAAACCCTGCAAGGTGGCGAAACCACCAAGACATGGCTCAACAAAGCCAAGGACATTTTCAGTGCCAAGACCGAAGATGCCGATGCTGGATATGCCATTGATGAAATCAAAGGATTGTTGGGCAAGTGGCAGTCGGATGGCTTTATGAATGAAGTGGTTGACGGCAAGTGCATAGGCAAGGCCTCTGTGGGCAGTGGCGACACTTTCGAAAATGTCGACCTGTACGTGGACTGGCGAACCAAGGGCAAAGGGATGCTGTATCTGCGCTCTATGCCAGAGGTGGTACTGGATGGCGCTACGGGTGCACAGTTTGTGCATGCTGCCGACAGTAAGCTCGTGGCTGTTGAGCAGTACGCAAAGCTCGGTGAGTGGAATACGCTACATGTACGGTTGGTTAACGACCGACTTTTGATTGAATCGAATGGGCGTGTGGTTGCTGAGAATGTCATCATCAAGAACACCCCGACCCGTTTGCCAATCAAAACCGTTGGACAAATTTTCTTCATGGGTGGAGAAGAGGAAATGCAGATTCGTAATCTGATGATACACAAACTGCCTTCTACCCCTGTATTTACCTTGTCAAAAGAAGAGAAAGAAGAAGGTTACGAAGTACTGTTCGATGGCCGTTCGCTCGACAAGTGGGAAGGAAATCTCATCAATTACGTTCCCGTGGATGGCAATATTTATGTAAGTGCCAAGTACGGAGCCGGTGGAAACCTCTATTCAAAGAAGAAGTATAGCGACTTTATCTACCGCTTTGAATTTAGTTTTGTGAAGCCGGGAGTCAACAATGGCATAGGCATTCGTACCAAGCACGGTGTTGATGCTGCCTACGATGGCATGGAGATTCAGGTGCTCGACCATGATGACCCCATCTACAAAGGCTTACATGACTATCAACAGCATGGTGCCGTTTATGGTATCATTGTGCCGAAACATGTCAAGTTCGGTCCTTTGGGAACCTGGAACGTTGAAGAAATTCGTGCCATTGGCGACCGCATCACCGTTACAGTGAATGGCGAGGTGATACTTGATGGCAATATTCGTGAAGCCTGTCAAGGCCACAATGTAGCCCCCGATGGTGGAAAAGTGAATCCATATACGGTTGACAAGAAAAATCACCCCGGACTGTTCAATAAGGATGGTTATATCAGCTTCTGCGGTCATGGTGAGGGTGTGAAGTTCCGCAATGTCCGCATTCTGGATTTAAGCAAGAACAAGAAAACGTCAAAATCAAGAACACGAAGAAGATAG
- a CDS encoding tetratricopeptide repeat protein: MNFMKSLFGSKVENEEEKRREEERKNFETLKYDGVRALQINQIEQALRCFSHALQLHDDLETRDYYSQALIRNNDLPGAYAQLQKLMEAKPDNLQIYLRMADVAYMMEDYVAMGNACEKAMLVDSENPQVLYRYAKACIGRDDLTNAIAMLTKAIMLNPKAYEAYLLRGETLLDSGDLDAADEDATHLLEQLADNEDVLVLKARIEQKKGNKAEALTYYNKVIDVNPFSMVAFQERGPLRMELGDEQGGREDIEMAEKMAAQLAADQAQGVADEDVEQKVKQAYKNVDAYGIFSNS, from the coding sequence ATGAATTTCATGAAATCGCTGTTTGGAAGCAAGGTTGAAAACGAGGAAGAAAAGCGTCGGGAAGAAGAACGAAAGAACTTTGAAACACTGAAATACGATGGTGTTAGAGCGTTACAGATTAACCAAATAGAACAAGCCCTGCGCTGTTTCAGTCACGCCTTACAGCTGCACGATGATCTGGAGACGCGTGATTACTATTCACAGGCATTGATACGAAACAACGACCTGCCTGGTGCCTACGCACAATTGCAGAAGCTGATGGAGGCAAAACCCGACAATTTGCAGATTTATCTTCGCATGGCCGACGTGGCATATATGATGGAAGACTATGTTGCCATGGGCAATGCCTGCGAGAAAGCCATGCTCGTGGACAGTGAAAATCCGCAAGTGTTGTATCGCTATGCCAAAGCCTGTATAGGTCGTGACGACCTTACCAACGCCATTGCCATGCTCACCAAGGCCATCATGTTGAACCCCAAAGCATACGAAGCCTATCTTTTGCGAGGCGAAACGCTGTTGGATTCGGGTGATTTGGACGCTGCGGATGAAGACGCTACCCATCTGTTAGAACAGTTGGCAGACAACGAAGACGTGCTGGTTTTGAAGGCTCGCATCGAACAGAAGAAGGGCAACAAGGCTGAGGCGCTTACCTATTATAATAAGGTGATAGATGTGAACCCATTCTCGATGGTTGCCTTTCAGGAACGAGGACCGCTCAGGATGGAGCTGGGTGATGAGCAAGGCGGTAGGGAAGACATTGAGATGGCCGAGAAGATGGCTGCTCAATTGGCTGCCGATCAGGCCCAAGGTGTTGCTGATGAGGATGTGGAGCAGAAGGTGAAACAGGCCTACAAAAACGTGGACGCATACGGCATTTTCAGCAATTCTTGA